The sequence CTCGGCACACACCCGAGCGTCGCGATCCTGCCGCCGCTACTGGCCATCGCCGATCTGCGCGGCGACGAAATCGACCACCAGTCGTTTCTCACCGCATACATCGCCGGGCTCGACCTGTCGATCCGGTTGTCGCGCGCGCGCCGCGAGACGCTGCTCGAAAGCGGACGCTACGACCTATGCAAGGTGATCGCCGCGACGGCCGCGGCCGGCATGCTGTACGGGCTCAAGGGCGACACGCTGCGCCATGCGATGGGCATCGCCTATACGTCCGCGCTCGGCGAAACGCAATGCATGATCGACGGCGCGCCGACGGTGTTCTATCAGCAAGGGCTCGTCGCCACGAACGCGGTTCGCGCGGTCGTACTCGCGTCACACGGCTTCACGGGCGCGCGCGATTTTCTCACGGGCCGCTGGGGCTACTACTCGGCGTTCGAGCCGGGTTCCGCGATCGAGACGATCGACGCCGATCTCGGCAAGACCTTCGCCAACGTCGACGGCATCGCGTTCAAACCGTTTCCGACCTGCCGCCCGAACACATCCGCGGCCGCACTCACGCTCGAGCTGACGAAGGGGGAGCGCCTGAGCGCGTCGCAGATCGAGCGCGTCGACATCCGGACCAACCGGCAGATCCATGACCTCGTCAGCGCGCCCGTCGAGCGCAAGCAGGCGCCGACGAGCGTCGTCGAGGCGCGCTTCAGCATCGCGTACAACGTCGCGACGGTGCTCGCGACGGGCGATCTCTTCATCGGCGATTTCACCGAAGAAGCGATTCGCCGGCCCGACGTGATCGCCGTAAGCCGGAAGATCCATCCGGCCGCCGCCCCCGATTGCGAATGCGCCGCGCTCGGCACGCACGGCAAGATCAAGATCGCGATTCAGCGCGTCAACGGCGCTGTCCTCTCGGGTGAAGTGTCATATGCGAAAGGCAATCCGAAGAATCCGATGAAGCTCGACGAATTGGTCGCGAAGTTCGGCAAGTGCGTCGCATACTCGGGCCTTGCGCACGTGAGCGCGAACCGCCTCGCCATCGTCGACTGGATCGTCGATCGATCCGATCGGAATCCGAAATACGCGCGGCTCGCGGAGCTGCTGCACGCACCCGC comes from Burkholderia savannae and encodes:
- a CDS encoding MmgE/PrpD family protein, with the translated sequence MSLESHITEYCDALTYSTVDPAAIEIAKHSLIDILGVSIAGSRDAEVALLAGIVEHWGGLPEARVLGRASRLPAPAAALLNGASARALDFDDVADPLGTHPSVAILPPLLAIADLRGDEIDHQSFLTAYIAGLDLSIRLSRARRETLLESGRYDLCKVIAATAAAGMLYGLKGDTLRHAMGIAYTSALGETQCMIDGAPTVFYQQGLVATNAVRAVVLASHGFTGARDFLTGRWGYYSAFEPGSAIETIDADLGKTFANVDGIAFKPFPTCRPNTSAAALTLELTKGERLSASQIERVDIRTNRQIHDLVSAPVERKQAPTSVVEARFSIAYNVATVLATGDLFIGDFTEEAIRRPDVIAVSRKIHPAAAPDCECAALGTHGKIKIAIQRVNGAVLSGEVSYAKGNPKNPMKLDELVAKFGKCVAYSGLAHVSANRLAIVDWIVDRSDRNPKYARLAELLHAPA